The region GGTGTTAGTgcgaaccaatttttttgtggGGGGAACGTAAAATCGAAATGCAAAACCAAACGCACCGTACAAtcagtttaaattttcaaagttttttgttttatttctgtCAAAATCACTTATTGgcttttcaatcaaaaaaaaaacatttttttttcattttcctttgcTGTCGACACGTCCATCCAAATCACAGACCCATCGACATTATAATTGCGGAACAATAAAAATGCGTACCGTTTTGTGTGTTGTTGGTTTACTTAATTTAATGTAGAAAAacgaagaaagaagaagaaaagttCAATCCCCCCAAAAAtcaaatcgaaacaaaacgTATGtggaacgaagaaaaaagtttttttttgttttaaattttaaatgggTTCAACAGGGACACCTAACATACCACATgcgacacacacacacacatcccGGTTTGGAAAAACTGCTTCCGGTTCGATTTTCCGTTAAATTTCCCCGTTCGTTCACATTTTAGTCGGAACAGCTGTTTCGCTTTTTCATACTCTTCAAAGCACGCTCGCGCAACTGTCTCTCCAAGTCATCGTTCACCACGGTAATCTCTTCATCATCACTGCTCGAACTGTCCACCGACCGGCGACTGCGCTTCTTGTCCTTGTGTTTCCTATGCTTCTTATGCTTCTTGTTGTGTTTCTTGTGCTTTTTgtgtttcttctttttcccaTCGTCCGACTCGCTGGAACTGTCGTCGGAAtcctttttcgattttttctccttcttcgcctttttcttcgactttgtCGTCACATCCGAATCCGACGACGAGGTGTCGGCATTCTTTTTCGCTTTCGCTTTGGTGGGTGGTTTGCGCGCCAATTGCTCCCGGTCGTCGTCCGACGAACTGGCCGATTTGGATCGACCTTTGTCCCGCTTTCGGTCCTTTTCCTTTTCGCGTTGCTTCTCTTTGGATGGCACAACATCGTTGGGCTTGGATCGTTTCGGTGGTGGAATTGCAGGGGCAGTGTTTGATGCTGATGGGGCTGATCTTTTACGGCTATCGTTCGGTTCATCAGACTTGGTGGCCGGCTGTTGCTTCCTGTTGTTCTCCACTTTCGTTCGGTCATTGAACTTTGATTTCGATGGTTTTTCCACCGGCTCGTCGTCGTCGTCACTCGAATCACTGGAAGAGTCTTTCTTCGAACGATCTTTGGTGTGTCGTCGTTGCTTGCTACGTCGATCACTatcatcatcgtcatcgtCCGATGAACTGGAACTGCTGTCACTGGATGAATAACTCTTCTTTCGTTGCTTGGACGTTGACACGGTCTTTGTTGCCTTTTTGATTGATGCTGCTGTACTATCGTCGCCAGATTTATTCACCGTTGCGGATTTGCCATCGCTTTTGTTGTTCGTAACTTGAACGGAAGCAACTTGTGAGACCTCTAGCTGAACACGTTCGTGGGCTTTCAAAAATGGAGACGGTGTTCTCGACAAACTCGTAGAGTATTGATCCGATCGGTACTTCTTCTTCTCGACCTTCGCCGACGATTTCTTTGGAGCCGCCGACTTTGAATTGCTTTCGTCCGCCTTGTCCCGACTCTTCGTTTCCTTCACCTTCTTTTCGactttttccgatttttttggtttctcCACACTCTTCTTCGCATCCAGTTCAATCACATCCACCGGCTTGCTCGGTTTAACTACCGTCGGACTGACGGAATGTTTACGATTACGCACATCTCGATCTTTCTCGCCACGTCGCCTGTCTCTCTCATCTTTCTCAAAGTTTCCACGAACATCCGAACGCTCAACTGGCACCACCGGCTGAGCTGGACTAACATCACGATCTCGACGCTCTTCGGAATATCTTTCGGGTCGACCCATCTGTACGGCACGGTCTCTAGATCGACGATCGTCTCTGCGATCATCTCGTCGATCCAACTCACGATCGCGTGTTCTACGCTCGTCTCGCACATCACGGTCCCGTGACCGGCGATCTTCCCGACCACTGCGATCAAAGTCACGATTGTTTCGATTGTCCGCACGGAAACTGTTGCGATCTCGGCTGAGACTGCGACGATTCCGTACTGGTGAGAATCGCTGCGACTGCTGTCGGTATGGACTGCGACGGTAGTTGTCTCCACGATTGAAGCCAGTGTTACCACCTCTGCCGCTATTACGGCGATTCGGTGACCAGCCTCGTTTTGGATACCTTTTGAAACGGAAAACGGAAACCTCAGCCGTTGTCGTTGTGACATTTTGATTGTAAATCGCACTCACCTTTCCCAGTTGTCACGTCGTGGGCTTCTTGACCTCTGTCTAGGCGACCGAGATCGATGACGTGACCGTGAACGGTTCCCTCGAACACGAGATCGTGAATTCGAGCGCCGATTCTGGTTGCCTCGTCGATTCGATCCACTGTCACGTGACGATTTGGCAGCCGGCTGTCGATCGGGAGATTCACTTTGGGATGAATCTTTATTGGTCCGATACTGACGCTTCTTCTGGATGCTGTTTTCCGTCTTGTGGATCTCGAAGTCATCGAGTTTCTctgcaaagaaaaatttcgttcgtcgagacttttcccaaaaaagtaaagaaaataattttcgctACAAACCACGTCTGGGAGACGGTGAACGACTATCAGCCCGCGAACTACTGGAAGAAGATGACTTGCGACGTCTTCCTTTCGAAGATCTACGTCTGCCACTACTTCGACGCCTATCGACCGATGAAAGTGATCTTGACCGACTGGTTGAACGGGATGGCTTTCGAGTCTTTTTGACTGGACTCCTGCGGAAGCaaacaaaacgaatgaaaatcaaataaaatcgtGCCGCTAGAGCCGAAACACTCACTTAGATATTGACCGACTAGTACTTTTATCACGTTTGGTTAAGCTAGGCTTATCCGCCGGAACTGGTGAAACCGATCGCGTCGACTTGGCTGCATTACTGTCGGCCATGGTCAATAATTTGGCCTGGATCTTAGTAATGTCACCCGACGACGATTTCGTCCCATTTTGTTCGGAAGGAGAACGCTTACGTTGGCGCAATGGCGATCGCGATTTTATGCGCTTACCATCCTTGCGATCAGGTGACGATCGACGATATCGAGATTCCGATTTCGGTGTAACGGAGCGACTCCTCGTTCGACGACGTGGTCGCGGAGACCGGCTGCTACGTCTTCGATCTGTGTCTCGACTCTTGTCCAGTGACCGTTGCCTTGATCTAGACGGAAGATCGCGAGACCTTCCTCCCCGGTCTTTGGGCGAACGATCTCGGTCTCTGGATTTTCGTCTGGAACGCGATCGCTTCCGGTCTCTTGGCTTGTCGTTACGCTCTTTGGAACGGTCCGGCGATTTCTTACGATCTTTGGATTTAACGTCTTTCCTATCCTTTGACGGTGCTTTTGACGACCGTTGTTCCTTCGATTTTTCGACCGAACGTCCACGAGATTTTGGTCGTGGTGATCGGCCCGTCGAGCCTTTAACGCGGTCCTTTGATCGATCGGTACGATCGACAGACTTTCTTTGTACCTTCGACTTGTCGGTTGAGTTTCTGGGGATTTCTTTGTCCTGTTTTTCCGGCGATTTGCTAATGTTGTGCACACCGGCCGGTGACACTGATTTGGATTTGGATCGAGACGCTGGCCGTTCCTTCGATGTCGATATTCTGCCACGGTCTCGGGACTTGTCTATGTCGTTGTTCTCCTTGTCCAGTTTcatctgttccagcaatttATTGTCCTCTTCTCGTTTCAGTATTTCGTCCTTCTTTTGCTGAATGAATTCGGATGGGATGCCCATGTCTGATTCTTGAGCGGACAGCAACAGTGCCCACAGTTCGTCCATGAATTGGCGCGCATTTTTACCGTTCAGGAAGCCGGTCATGTTGATCTGCATTTTCTTCGGACAGGGATACTGcaacagaaatgaaaaatgtgcaaaatcCACACGATCACACCGAACTAACGAACACCAACCTTTTCCTCTTCCAATTGATTGTAAACAAATTCAACCACAACATCGTCTTCAATGTGCAGAATGTCCGTGATTTTCTTACTGATCCATGGCCGTAGTACGTCTAATTTCACCTTGGACATATCAACCCGTTTGTTCAGGCAATCGCCGAATTTCATTTGCTTTagcaatttcttttctttgtcaCTGAACCGAGTGTCCTGCTGTTGATTCGTTCCCTGAAAGAAAGATGAGAAGACAATTTGAAATCACTCTACGCACGTAATGCCCAGCAAAATGCCTAAAGGCCTATTCAATTGAGTTTTAGGCTTGGGTATAGCAGCAATGAGTGATGGAAAAGACATGACAGCAGCACTACACCGTCTGCTGGTTCATCATTCTATGCAGCTACTTCTGCCATTTCAGATGAAAGAATTCGGGAAAAATTCCACCTTTCAGCTCGTGTGTCTCGATATAGTTCACTAAGAGGTCCAAAGGCCAGATTTCCATCAACAAGTCATTACGTGGCGTCAAAAGGGAAATCAGGTCAAACGCCCGACCGAGAATAATTTGGATCAGTTGTTGAGCGCCTGTTTTTAAAACGCGTCACCATCATAAGCACGACATAAGCCGagaacacacgagcaattttgcacTGATGGGATCGACGTTTGTGCTTCGTTTTCTATTGTAATCCGACATTCACCGCAGGTTAAACAATGGAAGCAATGACAACATAATTGTCAATTACATCAACACAagattgctcgtgtgttttcggcctcaGCGCCTTGCTACATTCTAATTCAATTAGTGGCTTAAATGTCAATATCAGACTAAGTGGCAGTCTTCAGTTTTTCTATAGTTCCCAGCTGGAATCACCACCTCGTCCACTATTCTTTTGACATATCGTCAGGCAGAATTAGCCCATCTCGTTTGGACGCAATTATTGAAGAGGGATGCCTAATATCTGTCGTGTACGGAGCACTCCTTCTCGAAAACTTTGCGCAATGAAACTCGTAGAACCGTCGAAATGTTGATGGACAAACGTTTTGtcgctttttttattattttcacccACTGGGCGtcattcgtaacttgacagttttTATGAGATTTTATACACTCAACTGTCAAGCTTCGAATATTTGGAGTTATGAACGCGTGATAATTGAGGTCCTGGGCAACGATTCTAATATTTTCGTAACTCCAAGTATTTGTAACTTGACTGTTGCGTGTATCcaataagaactgtcaagttacgaattcttaaagctACGAACGCTACGAGAATCGACGCCCTGGACACCTATTTTCGAAACATTCGCAACTTTAAGAATTCAtgacttgacagttcttattgGGTTTTGCACTTGGGTAGTTGcgtattcgtaacttgacagttgtcacctCAAAGCTAAGAGTGGTCCATCCTTAAATTGACAATAATCGGCGCCAAGACTATCCTGAACTGTCGTTCGAAAcgatttaaaacatttttacggGCATGGAAGTAATGCGATGTACTGGTAACCTGGCTACCAGGGAATCTAGCTAATCAGTTCGAAATCAGTTTTCTTGTCTTTGgctaccgggaagaaaacatcaTTTTCCTGCCCGCATTTTCAATTGACGTTCGTGGTCTCATAATACGTTTCTTGTCAGAATTTAGAGCAATTTGTTGAACTACATACGACACTTTGCGTTAATGGAAATCTAGCAACCGGTCTAAAACACGATCGACTTAATAGTATAAAAGTGACTACACGACATTCACTTTACTACTTCCATGTTGTTGTAGTGAATCGATAAAAATCCAACGATTCAATACTACATGTCACCGGTGTTCGGCTAGACTCATAATCATTCCGTTTAACACTCAATAGGTCAAACGACACtccaaacaaaacacaaaccGATTGTAGATAAagaatcaaaatcatttttctcgtCACACTCACCGTAAACATCATCTTTTCCACTGAATCTTGTTGGGTCTCCggttaattttattgattgcgACCTATACGATTCGGATCGTAATGTTAGGCAATTTGTTCAATGATATCCGTTGGTAAAATCTTCCAATAAAGTGACAGAAATgccgaaaaaatttttaagccACGACAAAAactatcgaaaaaaaaagaaaatgtcgcACTCCGGTATACAGAAATAATGTGAACCAGTGGCAAAAGTGCCAAgggaagttttttttgttggcgcgcccgattttattttcgttacaaaattgattgaacagTTACGATAGTGAATGCGTCAAAATCACCGTACAAAACGATTCACGAAATTTTTCGCATCGTTTATTACATTCTCTTTGCGTTCCTATCGCGATATCTGGAGCTCAGAAATTCGTGATCAATTTTCCGTCggtgaaaaaatgtaatggtGGAGCTGAGCGTCTTACTGTATGTCACAATGTTTACGTCAAACGTTTCGTTACATGCAGCGACACCATTGTACCAGCTCATGCAGCCCAAGTTGGTTTTGTAAACAAGGTTACACAAGTAGATGGCGGTAGTGATGAACCTATACGAACTATACCGACTATACCTACTTGCtggaaaggtaatttaattcaataatgcaaagtatatatataaacactgaTGCCTTTGGCACATTCGTCTCCACTCGTCTTTACAAtctttcatacattttcacttTTCGCAATATCTGCTTGACACTTTATCTGTCAAACAGTATGGAAATTGGCAATATCGTGTTATCAGAACTCATCATGTGTCGCTAAGGCATaaacactaaaaaaatttatatcgCAAAAAAACCACTGAACCGCTCCAATTTTACTACCATATTACTGGTATACAGTCAGgcgtgaaatgaaattttgacagaaaatatatggaaatgtCAATATTTCACTGCTAGCAAAAAGTGACAGATAATATGTTGGCAAAGTTAGCACAACTCAAGGTTCAAATTCCGTTTATTTCTAATGATTCTCTAAACGAAGGTTTTAAGATTTATCACCATTAATCTTGAGTTTTGTGTGATATGCGAGTAGAGTTGTCAAAAACTCTCTTTAGTTGTCAAAAATCTGTTTAAACTTAAAATAACTGGTctaaattatatttccttctctctcatcataacagtctatattTCAATATTGAGGACAACAACTTTACTTTCGGATAGTCACACTATACGTAAAATTCCTGATGTGTTAGTCGGCTACTTCACCGTTCATCCATCTTAAATCACTTTGAAATATTAGGCAAGATtgagaaaacactttttaaaTATCTCACTGAACTCTGtatcaaggctgtaaactttggggtcacgcagatacagatacgcgggaaaCACGGGTCACCACAGCTGACGATAAAatggcggatttcatacaaaaattcacctactttGACGATTCTCGTCGTCGTATCGatgtgttgaatttttttaatgtaaaatcttCAGAAGAACACTGTGTGGCCCTGCCATACAATATGAATTTCATACACTATACTAAATATGACAATATGACCAAAATAcaatatttccatacattttgacaGAACCGTCACgatatagagtgttatgatgaaagagaagcatATACTTtcacaagtaccccaaggcaagttataatcggtcgatcataacactctattgccaacaaacttcgttttgacgctgtcaaaataccaccttattcctttgtttgcacactgttgactaatttctgatttctaatttctaatttctgATTTTACAGTGCAAAGGctacgttgcatttttaccaccttaataaatgtagtttggtcagagagatgctaatatgacgactctCTCtgagtttggttgctagagagggtattgtacCAGCTGTTACATGTCAaagtttaaacaaataaaataactaTTCCGAAGTAAATTAATCTacgaatattgttgtttgcgACGGAGGACCGATCTCAGTAATAGAGTAAGGAATTTGTTCTCGTATTAATCGTTCGTCAAGCGAGTCCAAAGTATACAAACaatgaaggtaatgcaaatccacagttatacacggatccaaactttcaggtgaattttagcatgttgcacacgtattgaattcgtttgcgtcaagttgcatctagtggtgaatttggaacgatttagcgacgttatgttgcacacatataaaattcgtttgcgtcaagttgtatttagtggtgaattggaaggatttagggccgtcatgttgcacaagtctaagttagacaacatgcgaaaatgaattcacctgaaagtttgtatccgtaatttctctgatccgctgagggtctgcattaccttcagtgtttatatactttgaagCGAGTCGCTAACGGTCAGCagtgggttttgatttttagaagtTGGCACACATGCATTTATACATTTTACCGATTTTACCCTCTGAAaacccgtgcttccacctaagTAATAAACACATACTAAGCGAGCTAGACTTAATCTATTCCAGATGAatcaaaacaacgaaatattttggttCTTGAACggattattttgttttggcTGAAGTGAAAAGAGGCTAGCGAAATTACACTCAAACAACGACAGTACTCGCTTAAAATAGCTGTCAACAATTCAGTAATATTGCTTTTGTGTATGATTGTGGCAGAGCCATAAACCAAAATAATCGCGAATGCTTTCATTATTGATTGCTTagcattttgaaattggcaaTCACCAAACTTGTCTCACAAATGGTACGTTTCAAGTGACTGGAAACAATAATACAACGTTGAGACActcaattttatcatttttttttatcaaagcaatacaacagaTCTATATCGTGTGGCAAGggcgttaaaaaaatcaaatcaaattaaaaagaaaaattcaacgaCCGCCACCTAGTTGTCATCTCTAACGCACACACGTGCTAGTGACATTTCAAGTGAAGTGAAGTTGATTGTGAATAGCAGCATGGCCGATTGTCAAACTTGACGTCTTCACCGTATCCGGATTCCATTATTTCTCCTTTTCTCTTTTGCTTTCAAGATGGTACGTATCGTATTTTGacgaattattgaaatttcaaatcatCGGCCCGAATTCCaaacaaatgtttgaattaTTGTGACCGCAAAGTGACATTACATCGTGGTGAACTGGATAATGGCAATATTTTTCACGAATTCATCGCATTTTCCGTAGAAATCGGATAACAAAGTATCGGATACCAAAACATAGCCGATCGTTCGTTCGGTCGCGAAGCGTAAATAGTTTATTGTGATTTACCAGTGAAACGCCAAGTTGTAATGCACCAATTGCGTCGGTCCGTGAGCTGGAACGTGGAATAAACTCCGCGTTCCAGCTATTCGACAAACAAATCGTCCGACCGAAACACAACATCGGACATAAcctgcaaaaaaaattcatttcaactcTCTGTTCCGCAGGCTCGAGGTCCCAAGAAGCATTTGAAACGTTTAGCCGCCCCAAAGGCATGGATGTTAGACAAATTGGGAGGAGTGTTTGCTCCTCGACCATCGACTGGTCCACACAAACTGCGCGAATCATTGCCGCTGGTCATCTTCCTGCGTAACCGATTGAAGTACGCTTTGACCAACAGTGAAGTCACGAAAATTGTCATGCAACGTTTGATTAAGGTTGACGGCAAAGTTCGTACCGATCCCAACTATCCAGCTGGTTTCATGGGTAAGCGATTGTTTGTTACACACCGCGCGGTCCGACGATTTCCGTGCGTGACTAATTCgacgaattttttgtttgtgttttgcGTAGATGTTGTCACCATCGACAAGACCGGAGAACATTTTAGATTAATCTACGACGTTAAGGGACGTTTTACAATCCATCGTATTTCAGCTGAAGAAGCTAAGGTAAGTGCGACTGTCGTgagattcaaaaattttattttattttcgttgtgcCGGCTTatcgaagaccagtttatgtGAAACGACAAACATTTGGTGGTTCAATACTAGGcccagaaaaacattttgctacGACGGTCACTGTCAGTACTTTAATTGATGGCTGTTCAGTAACACAACGAAGCAAAGACACATTTCCGCTCCTCCGCTCGGACGCGCCATCAATTGTTTGTGTTTCCACTGCACCAATTCAATTCTCTTTCGTTCTCTCTTCCAGTACAAACTATGCAAAGTCCGCAAAACACAATTGGGACCAAAGAACGTTCCATTTTTGGTGACACACGACGGTCGCACCATCCGGTATCCAGATCCGATCATCAAGGCCAATGACACCATTCAATTGGACATTGCCACAGGAAAGATCACAGATC is a window of Bradysia coprophila strain Holo2 unplaced genomic scaffold, BU_Bcop_v1 contig_235, whole genome shotgun sequence DNA encoding:
- the LOC119077481 gene encoding serine/arginine repetitive matrix protein 1, producing the protein MMFTGTNQQQDTRFSDKEKKLLKQMKFGDCLNKRVDMSKVKLDVLRPWISKKITDILHIEDDVVVEFVYNQLEEEKYPCPKKMQINMTGFLNGKNARQFMDELWALLLSAQESDMGIPSEFIQQKKDEILKREEDNKLLEQMKLDKENNDIDKSRDRGRISTSKERPASRSKSKSVSPAGVHNISKSPEKQDKEIPRNSTDKSKVQRKSVDRTDRSKDRVKGSTGRSPRPKSRGRSVEKSKEQRSSKAPSKDRKDVKSKDRKKSPDRSKERNDKPRDRKRSRSRRKSRDRDRSPKDRGGRSRDLPSRSRQRSLDKSRDTDRRRSSRSPRPRRRTRSRSVTPKSESRYRRSSPDRKDGKRIKSRSPLRQRKRSPSEQNGTKSSSGDITKIQAKLLTMADSNAAKSTRSVSPVPADKPSLTKRDKSTSRSISKSPVKKTRKPSRSTSRSRSLSSVDRRRSSGRRRSSKGRRRKSSSSSSSRADSRSPSPRREKLDDFEIHKTENSIQKKRQYRTNKDSSQSESPDRQPAAKSSRDSGSNRRGNQNRRSNSRSRVRGNRSRSRHRSRSPRQRSRSPRRDNWERYPKRGWSPNRRNSGRGGNTGFNRGDNYRRSPYRQQSQRFSPVRNRRSLSRDRNSFRADNRNNRDFDRSGREDRRSRDRDVRDERRTRDRELDRRDDRRDDRRSRDRAVQMGRPERYSEERRDRDVSPAQPVVPVERSDVRGNFEKDERDRRRGEKDRDVRNRKHSVSPTVVKPSKPVDVIELDAKKSVEKPKKSEKVEKKVKETKSRDKADESNSKSAAPKKSSAKVEKKKYRSDQYSTSLSRTPSPFLKAHERVQLEVSQVASVQVTNNKSDGKSATVNKSGDDSTAASIKKATKTVSTSKQRKKSYSSSDSSSSSSDDDDDDSDRRSKQRRHTKDRSKKDSSSDSSDDDDEPVEKPSKSKFNDRTKVENNRKQQPATKSDEPNDSRKRSAPSASNTAPAIPPPKRSKPNDVVPSKEKQREKEKDRKRDKGRSKSASSSDDDREQLARKPPTKAKAKKNADTSSSDSDVTTKSKKKAKKEKKSKKDSDDSSSESDDGKKKKHKKHKKHNKKHKKHRKHKDKKRSRRSVDSSSSDDEEITVVNDDLERQLRERALKSMKKRNSCSD
- the LOC119077508 gene encoding 40S ribosomal protein S4, which gives rise to MARGPKKHLKRLAAPKAWMLDKLGGVFAPRPSTGPHKLRESLPLVIFLRNRLKYALTNSEVTKIVMQRLIKVDGKVRTDPNYPAGFMDVVTIDKTGEHFRLIYDVKGRFTIHRISAEEAKYKLCKVRKTQLGPKNVPFLVTHDGRTIRYPDPIIKANDTIQLDIATGKITDHIKFDSGNLCMITGGRNLGRVGTVVNRERHPGSFDIVHVKDSQDHVFATRLSNVFIIGKGVKGYVSLPKGKGIKLSIAEERDKRLAAKAH